A region of Flocculibacter collagenilyticus DNA encodes the following proteins:
- a CDS encoding M28 family metallopeptidase yields MLNKPIYHAIKILCILITGIIFLAGCNESNHKHTPQTQNLPDVNANNIKAHLSFLASDDLEGRDVGSVGHNIASNYVASEFQQLGLTPAGDNDTYFQNVPLRKAYLTPKGAELIVHQAGGDVRVNYPKQFLAAGSGVADNLAVSAEAVFVGYGMVSERFGINDYDGLDVDGKIVVALAGRPKALPSEEGAHLQSGYEKKKHAVARGAVGFISIHTPKREKVRSYASRLLYLGTPSVTWLNDNKPHGTFEQLKGSAYINTEAAKHLFSQAEKPLTEVFEAEHQDKAIKGFPLNTKITLKRRSYHKDITSPNVAAVLEGSDPILKNEYVVFSAHSDHIGLAKDITTPDRINNGALDNASGVAILLETARLLSQLEQKPKRSILFVVVTGEEKGLLGSSYYANNPTVPIDAMVANVNLDMPLILFPFADVIAFGANHSTMGPSVERAANKLGLALSPDPMPEQALFTRSDHYNFVKKGIPSVFLMTGMKSKDPSIEGGKVWGDFLKTHYHKPSDQLDLPISYEAAADFAKVNMMIGLEVANAKQRPTWVEGDFFGEIFTQTDKSGKRSGIKTAK; encoded by the coding sequence ATGTTAAATAAGCCCATTTACCACGCCATCAAAATCTTATGTATTTTGATAACTGGCATTATTTTTTTAGCAGGTTGCAACGAATCTAATCATAAGCATACCCCGCAAACGCAAAACTTACCTGACGTTAATGCAAACAATATAAAAGCACATTTATCATTTTTGGCCAGTGACGATCTTGAAGGGCGGGACGTTGGCAGTGTAGGGCATAATATTGCGTCAAACTATGTTGCTAGCGAATTTCAGCAATTAGGGTTAACGCCTGCAGGAGACAATGATACTTACTTCCAAAATGTGCCATTACGTAAAGCGTATTTAACACCGAAAGGGGCTGAGCTCATAGTACATCAAGCAGGTGGTGATGTAAGAGTGAATTACCCTAAACAGTTTTTGGCGGCGGGCAGTGGTGTTGCCGACAACCTAGCAGTCTCGGCTGAAGCGGTATTTGTGGGCTACGGAATGGTAAGCGAGCGCTTTGGCATTAATGATTACGACGGACTAGATGTGGATGGCAAAATAGTGGTCGCGCTTGCTGGAAGGCCAAAAGCACTACCAAGTGAAGAAGGTGCGCATTTACAGTCGGGTTATGAAAAGAAGAAGCATGCGGTGGCACGTGGTGCAGTCGGGTTTATTAGTATTCACACACCTAAGCGTGAAAAAGTACGCTCGTATGCAAGTCGTTTACTGTATTTAGGTACACCAAGCGTCACTTGGTTAAACGACAATAAACCGCATGGCACTTTTGAGCAGCTAAAAGGTAGCGCTTATATCAATACAGAAGCTGCAAAACATTTATTCAGTCAGGCTGAAAAGCCACTTACAGAAGTGTTCGAAGCGGAACATCAAGATAAGGCAATTAAAGGCTTTCCGTTAAATACAAAAATTACATTAAAGCGCCGTTCTTACCACAAAGACATCACCAGCCCAAATGTGGCTGCTGTACTTGAAGGCAGCGATCCAATATTAAAAAATGAGTATGTTGTATTTAGCGCCCATTCTGATCACATCGGCTTAGCGAAAGACATAACAACACCTGATCGCATCAACAACGGTGCACTTGATAATGCGTCAGGTGTGGCTATTTTATTAGAAACAGCGCGTTTACTTAGCCAACTTGAACAAAAGCCTAAGCGCTCTATTTTATTTGTGGTGGTCACTGGTGAAGAAAAAGGGTTATTAGGCTCTAGTTATTACGCCAATAATCCAACAGTACCTATTGATGCAATGGTTGCGAATGTAAACCTTGATATGCCTTTAATTTTATTCCCGTTTGCTGATGTGATTGCATTTGGAGCTAACCATTCAACCATGGGGCCAAGTGTAGAGCGTGCTGCCAATAAACTCGGCTTAGCTCTTAGCCCTGATCCTATGCCAGAACAAGCGTTGTTTACCCGTAGTGACCATTATAACTTTGTTAAAAAAGGCATTCCTTCCGTCTTTTTAATGACAGGTATGAAATCAAAAGACCCGTCAATTGAAGGCGGTAAAGTATGGGGCGATTTTTTAAAGACACATTACCACAAACCTTCTGATCAACTAGACTTGCCAATTAGCTATGAAGCCGCTGCGGATTTTGCAAAAGTAAATATGATGATTGGACTGGAAGTGGCGAATGCTAAACAAAGACCAACGTGGGTGGAAGGCGATTTCTTTGGTGAGATTTTTACCCAAACAGATAAATCTGGAAAGCGCTCAGGTATCAAAACCGCTAAATAG
- a CDS encoding SixA phosphatase family protein yields MSFIRSISQYLLLVTILATALSVSLQASAADTVYIFRHAEKADDGTSNPPLNRNGKLRAKWLTEYILANTDGKITHVYSTDYFRTKQTVQAIADKSKLLITEYNPSDLKALADKIRKQDGTIIIAGHSNTVLETIRELGGKAELAIEHDEFDRLYKLTFTGHKESRKAKTERIQTPKKFPLNE; encoded by the coding sequence ACAGCCTTATCTGTAAGCCTACAAGCCAGCGCTGCAGATACCGTATATATATTTCGCCATGCAGAAAAAGCAGATGATGGCACTAGCAATCCACCGTTAAATCGTAATGGCAAACTGCGTGCAAAATGGTTAACGGAATACATTTTAGCGAACACTGACGGCAAAATTACTCACGTTTACAGCACCGACTATTTCCGAACTAAACAAACCGTTCAAGCCATTGCGGATAAATCTAAACTGTTGATTACCGAATACAACCCAAGCGACTTAAAAGCGCTAGCCGATAAAATTCGTAAGCAAGACGGCACTATTATTATTGCAGGCCACAGCAATACGGTACTAGAAACCATTCGCGAATTAGGCGGAAAAGCAGAACTGGCAATTGAACATGACGAATTCGACCGCCTATATAAACTGACCTTTACAGGCCATAAAGAAAGCAGAAAAGCAAAAACTGAACGTATTCAAACCCCTAAAAAATTTCCGCTAAATGAATAG
- a CDS encoding S1C family serine protease, producing MNSAKSNAIILPAALVLSLLLMQLWFVPSSTAKEANQLFDDYAQSLVQIRLIEKQSGGKSSIGTGFIISDKGDIATNYHVVSGYVQSPEKYRLEYQTKSGDRGELSILNVDVINDLAIVQSSELTAKPFVLSQQAPRQGHEVFALGNPHDLGMIVVPGTYNGLKKNSFYQRIHFTGSINPGMSGGPAVNQQGEVIGINVATAGNQIGFLVPVVQLSRLIAQTELEPVSEVAALKTVIRSQLISNQKRMLDEIINGQWQQVSLGPATVAGEVAPFVKCWANSNSDKKDKQVESTFSNCALSERIFISDTLETGMFEMEYEWLNAEKFSSFRFYNFYEKRIAYAAPANKASKDDVTNFQCTHDLVQANKDTQIKSVFCARAYKDYAGLFDIVYIAASIDKEQQGLISHFTLSGVEQSLAQAFTKKFMEAAVWR from the coding sequence GTGAATTCAGCAAAGAGTAATGCCATTATTCTACCTGCTGCATTAGTGCTAAGTTTATTACTGATGCAGTTATGGTTTGTGCCTAGTAGCACGGCAAAAGAAGCTAATCAGCTATTTGATGATTATGCACAGTCACTAGTGCAAATTCGCCTAATTGAAAAACAATCGGGTGGAAAGTCTTCTATTGGTACTGGCTTTATTATCTCTGACAAAGGCGATATAGCTACTAACTATCATGTTGTGTCGGGTTATGTGCAATCTCCTGAAAAATATCGTTTAGAGTATCAAACTAAAAGCGGCGACCGCGGCGAGTTAAGCATTTTAAATGTTGACGTGATTAATGATTTAGCCATTGTGCAAAGTAGTGAATTAACAGCAAAACCCTTTGTACTTTCTCAACAGGCGCCAAGGCAGGGGCACGAAGTTTTTGCGTTGGGTAACCCACATGATCTTGGCATGATTGTGGTGCCTGGCACGTATAATGGGTTAAAGAAAAATAGCTTTTATCAGCGTATACACTTTACGGGCTCAATTAATCCGGGCATGTCGGGCGGCCCTGCGGTTAATCAGCAGGGAGAAGTCATTGGCATAAATGTGGCAACGGCGGGTAATCAAATTGGGTTTTTAGTACCTGTTGTTCAATTAAGTCGGCTTATTGCGCAAACTGAGCTAGAGCCGGTCAGCGAAGTCGCAGCATTAAAAACAGTTATTCGCTCTCAGCTGATTTCTAACCAAAAGCGCATGTTGGACGAAATCATTAATGGCCAATGGCAGCAAGTGTCATTGGGTCCTGCGACTGTAGCAGGCGAAGTGGCACCGTTTGTTAAGTGTTGGGCAAATTCAAATAGTGATAAAAAAGATAAACAAGTTGAAAGCACCTTTTCAAACTGTGCCCTATCTGAGCGTATTTTCATTTCTGATACGTTAGAAACAGGTATGTTTGAGATGGAGTATGAATGGTTAAATGCGGAAAAGTTCAGTAGTTTTCGTTTTTACAATTTTTACGAAAAACGCATTGCCTATGCTGCACCCGCTAATAAGGCGAGTAAGGATGATGTGACCAACTTTCAATGTACACATGATTTGGTACAAGCAAATAAAGACACGCAAATAAAGTCGGTTTTTTGTGCCAGAGCCTATAAAGATTACGCTGGGTTATTTGATATCGTATATATCGCAGCTTCTATTGATAAAGAACAACAGGGATTAATTAGTCATTTTACCTTGTCAGGTGTTGAGCAATCACTAGCACAAGCATTTACCAAGAAGTTCATGGAGGCTGCAGTATGGCGCTAA
- a CDS encoding FHA domain-containing protein, whose protein sequence is MALTIETISRSRKVLHRERIDAAEITIGRAYDNDIVLTEPHVDPHHAKLIRDGEGRWWMHDLKSSNGIFDQKRQRLLGNTEVESGYIFTIGKISIRILFDHHPVSETLKISGLDDILYPLNHAGWAVLSGLLFVGVFILFGYYETPDKVDMNKLIVGVITSFFVISLWPLFFALLTRLFKNEVKLSAQLTVSYVLFLLVLLSSFVLDMVSFNLNAPSVLGPMTYFWYAFLAFSLLWLNFYLAFHHSHQRRSLLVGGIVCVFMGLFIMIKSPRDDFEVIPHYDSTLLPPEWNITGTTSTPQFINKTNGLFERVAEEAVESEQ, encoded by the coding sequence ATGGCGCTAACAATTGAAACCATCAGCCGCTCGCGCAAAGTACTGCACCGTGAGCGAATTGATGCCGCAGAAATTACGATTGGCCGTGCTTACGATAATGATATTGTCCTTACCGAGCCGCACGTAGATCCTCATCATGCTAAGCTAATTCGAGATGGAGAAGGCCGCTGGTGGATGCATGATTTAAAGTCGTCAAATGGTATTTTCGATCAGAAAAGACAGCGCCTACTGGGCAATACTGAGGTGGAATCAGGATATATTTTTACGATTGGCAAAATTAGTATCCGCATATTGTTTGATCATCATCCAGTTTCTGAAACCCTCAAAATTAGTGGCTTAGACGATATTTTATATCCATTAAATCATGCTGGTTGGGCAGTGCTGAGTGGCTTATTGTTTGTCGGAGTATTCATTTTATTTGGTTACTATGAAACGCCCGATAAAGTTGACATGAATAAGCTGATTGTTGGTGTAATTACTTCCTTTTTTGTTATTTCGTTGTGGCCACTATTCTTCGCGCTACTTACTCGATTGTTTAAAAATGAAGTGAAATTATCTGCGCAGCTTACGGTAAGTTACGTCTTATTCTTACTCGTTTTATTGTCATCTTTTGTATTAGATATGGTGAGTTTTAACTTAAACGCGCCTAGCGTATTAGGTCCAATGACGTACTTTTGGTACGCATTTTTAGCGTTCAGCTTACTGTGGCTAAATTTTTATTTAGCGTTTCATCATAGCCATCAACGCCGCTCATTGTTAGTGGGTGGGATTGTATGCGTATTTATGGGGCTATTTATTATGATAAAAAGTCCACGAGACGACTTTGAAGTGATCCCTCACTATGACAGCACCTTGCTGCCTCCTGAATGGAATATTACAGGAACCACCTCTACGCCACAGTTTATAAATAAAACCAATGGGTTATTTGAACGTGTAGCCGAAGAAGCTGTGGAGTCAGAGCAATAG
- a CDS encoding vWA domain-containing protein: MLYNRLSVTDVIVFVLFFVLTGCGGGGGSDASSPQTPTVSPAPPPSTSSPNTPTQTYSLLARVVDLSNSLTLAVKIGEITEIVAVDVANTLVFSQLDDGTRYEVIVQTQPEGEICSVENGKGQIKGADIKDIVITCQSIYQHNVRLHYFQQQVEQPSVVSSIFQVIDNKTNLPITSLPLDSFMVTENGQDIAANKLYLNNFDYVATQIYKTTLLLDISNNMSEAEFIGAKNAIKALINRYAQTTQVSAVETEQRLPQGHYLSIQVISDTHTLVLPFTQSRDALLTAIDGIVQTQQPLSLHTPLVSLLSESSNFFTLDTVELNQYVLVTKSVSSINAQELNALQEIQNDKPAASLYILDLNETAHTELSHLGQHQYYHVDELTNLTKSAEAVADQLMQLNRSLYYLYYASSQRSGTHQVQISVDDNQGCNTHLVDTVACVEQLVHSFSADGFSAVQPTLAMRVPSPMVRNKAYQLKALTRWANQSANHQWQIEQHTGEMSLSSMHAGQGHAEATLNIGNNRDVNHASLTVTDTNNPTATKLMHMISGSYVAAALSEYTLTLDTPLLHINIEDSPGNNPPEFIWKVANEEVAILSTDAGPQVSILGLRTGITYLYLTDIANDTSAVLILYVEYD, from the coding sequence ATGTTGTACAATAGACTTAGTGTTACCGATGTTATTGTTTTTGTTTTATTTTTTGTATTAACAGGATGTGGCGGAGGAGGCGGTTCAGACGCTTCTTCACCGCAAACGCCGACTGTTTCACCTGCACCACCGCCGTCAACTAGTTCACCCAATACTCCTACACAAACATATAGTTTATTAGCGCGTGTTGTTGATTTATCTAATTCGTTAACACTTGCTGTAAAAATTGGTGAAATAACAGAAATAGTGGCCGTTGATGTTGCAAATACACTGGTGTTTTCACAACTAGATGATGGAACGCGCTATGAAGTGATCGTTCAAACCCAGCCAGAAGGTGAAATATGTAGTGTGGAAAATGGTAAGGGGCAAATTAAAGGCGCAGACATAAAAGATATTGTCATTACCTGCCAATCCATTTATCAACATAATGTTCGCCTGCATTATTTTCAGCAGCAAGTTGAGCAGCCTTCCGTTGTTAGCTCAATATTTCAAGTGATTGATAATAAAACCAACCTACCTATTACTTCACTACCCTTAGACAGCTTTATGGTGACTGAAAACGGTCAAGATATCGCAGCAAACAAATTGTACTTAAATAACTTTGATTACGTGGCGACCCAAATTTATAAAACAACGTTGTTGCTAGATATCAGCAATAATATGAGTGAGGCAGAGTTTATTGGTGCCAAGAATGCGATTAAGGCATTGATTAACAGGTATGCACAAACAACGCAGGTATCAGCGGTTGAAACCGAGCAGCGCTTGCCTCAAGGGCACTATCTGTCAATACAGGTGATATCTGACACACACACCTTGGTATTGCCTTTTACACAAAGTAGGGATGCATTATTAACGGCAATAGATGGCATTGTACAAACACAGCAACCGCTGTCGCTGCATACTCCTTTAGTTTCTTTATTAAGCGAAAGCAGCAACTTTTTTACATTAGATACCGTTGAGCTAAACCAGTATGTTCTGGTGACTAAGTCTGTTAGCAGTATTAACGCGCAAGAGTTAAATGCGTTGCAGGAGATACAGAATGACAAGCCTGCTGCTAGCTTGTACATATTGGATCTGAACGAAACGGCACATACCGAGTTAAGTCATTTAGGCCAGCATCAATATTATCATGTTGATGAATTAACAAATCTGACAAAAAGTGCAGAGGCGGTAGCAGATCAATTAATGCAGTTAAATCGTTCACTGTATTATCTATATTATGCCTCCTCACAGCGCAGTGGTACGCACCAAGTGCAAATATCAGTTGATGATAATCAAGGGTGTAATACACACTTAGTAGATACGGTTGCATGCGTAGAACAGTTGGTGCATTCGTTTAGTGCGGACGGCTTTAGTGCAGTGCAACCCACATTAGCTATGCGAGTGCCATCACCTATGGTGCGCAACAAAGCCTATCAACTAAAGGCGTTAACCCGATGGGCAAATCAATCGGCTAATCATCAATGGCAAATAGAGCAGCATACAGGCGAGATGTCTTTATCTTCAATGCATGCTGGACAAGGCCATGCTGAAGCCACTTTGAATATTGGTAACAATAGGGATGTTAATCATGCTTCGTTGACTGTGACTGATACTAACAACCCAACAGCCACTAAACTAATGCATATGATCTCTGGCTCTTATGTAGCCGCTGCTTTGTCGGAGTACACGTTAACATTAGACACCCCATTACTGCATATAAATATTGAAGATAGTCCGGGTAACAATCCCCCCGAATTTATTTGGAAAGTAGCGAATGAGGAAGTGGCAATATTAAGCACTGATGCAGGGCCACAAGTTTCAATTTTAGGGTTGCGTACGGGGATTACGTATTTATATCTCACCGATATCGCAAATGATACCAGTGCAGTACTAATATTGTATGTTGAGTACGATTAG
- a CDS encoding MGMT family protein, translating into MSHNPHYHKIWLVVKAIPKGKVASYGQVADLAGLPGRARLVGKALGAYTDEAHQLPWHRVLRASGQIAFPAGSDTAEEQKGRLQSENVVVNGYRVKLKEFQWQPDLYELLFTLDSAEREH; encoded by the coding sequence ATGAGTCACAATCCTCACTACCATAAAATTTGGCTAGTGGTAAAAGCCATTCCCAAAGGAAAAGTAGCTAGTTATGGTCAGGTAGCAGATTTAGCGGGCTTACCTGGCCGCGCTCGCTTAGTAGGAAAAGCGTTAGGAGCGTATACTGATGAAGCTCATCAGCTGCCTTGGCACAGAGTATTACGCGCTTCAGGCCAAATCGCCTTTCCTGCGGGCAGTGATACTGCAGAAGAACAAAAAGGACGATTACAAAGTGAAAATGTTGTCGTTAATGGCTACCGTGTAAAGCTTAAAGAATTTCAATGGCAGCCCGATTTATACGAGCTGCTATTTACGCTAGATTCGGCAGAGCGAGAGCATTAA
- a CDS encoding MBL fold metallo-hydrolase, with translation MALIEAVNFGPVQGIRVGRFNLGINTTFIVYTYKDVMIDCGPSNQWPFVKEFATASNTKQVLLTHHHEDHSGNASALHHQLGLPIHTNQLCQQLVSNGFPVPKLRKMIWGKGNKVEAKLIPDKFKSDAGVELDVMLTPGHTDDMSVFYDNQNGWLFTGDLYIASQVRYLHKEEDLAHQLASLNKVLELDFDTAFCPHRGIMKQGKRDIQKKRDFILELVDSVIELAQQGLSNKEIQRRLLGREDMLSIVSSFDFSKKELIKACLALGETTHK, from the coding sequence ATGGCACTCATTGAAGCAGTAAACTTTGGACCAGTACAAGGCATTCGGGTTGGTCGATTTAATTTAGGCATTAACACCACGTTTATTGTATATACCTATAAAGACGTAATGATAGATTGTGGTCCAAGCAATCAATGGCCGTTCGTAAAAGAGTTTGCCACAGCATCAAATACGAAGCAGGTATTATTAACCCACCACCATGAAGATCATAGTGGCAACGCCAGTGCACTACACCATCAATTAGGCTTGCCAATTCACACTAATCAATTATGCCAGCAATTGGTAAGCAACGGATTTCCAGTGCCTAAATTAAGAAAGATGATCTGGGGTAAAGGTAATAAAGTTGAGGCTAAGTTAATTCCAGATAAGTTTAAATCAGACGCAGGCGTAGAGTTAGATGTTATGCTCACTCCTGGTCACACCGATGATATGAGCGTATTTTATGACAACCAAAACGGGTGGTTATTTACGGGCGATTTATACATTGCCTCACAGGTACGTTACTTACATAAAGAGGAAGATTTAGCCCATCAACTTGCCAGCCTAAATAAAGTACTAGAGTTAGACTTTGACACTGCTTTTTGCCCGCATCGCGGCATCATGAAACAAGGCAAACGTGATATTCAAAAAAAGCGCGACTTCATTCTTGAGCTTGTTGATTCAGTTATCGAATTGGCACAGCAGGGCTTATCCAACAAAGAAATTCAGCGGCGTTTATTAGGCCGAGAAGACATGTTAAGTATTGTATCTAGTTTTGATTTTTCTAAAAAAGAACTGATAAAAGCGTGTTTAGCGCTGGGGGAAACCACGCATAAATGA
- a CDS encoding GGDEF domain-containing protein — protein sequence MDLYTERQADIPKSLHKLFVALATVSILLLTPFTINNMIQGRIFLGIAGTVILVIFAINAWSIAKRRTYYPGSILYGLVPLILIFLVFALYYQGIIGVFWCYPAVIAFYFLLQSRWAWIANALLLVIAVPFSWVMLEQTIAIRVIVTLSMVSIFSAIFMNVIAAQQYELRKKAVTDPLTGVLNRALLQTNLEQAIAQHQRSAIPMTIMTLDLDYFKKINDTFGHDVGDQVLKQFAGLIKSRCRSVDKVFRLGGEEFLVYLYNTDLKNALLVAEDMRSQFESLNIIPQHTPTVSIGVAQLQSNESWLTWMKRSDTNLYFAKSSGRNRVVA from the coding sequence ATGGATCTATACACAGAAAGGCAGGCAGATATACCAAAGTCACTACATAAATTATTTGTAGCGCTAGCGACCGTGTCCATTTTGCTATTAACGCCTTTTACCATTAATAACATGATTCAAGGACGGATATTTTTAGGAATAGCCGGTACAGTTATTCTCGTTATTTTTGCGATTAACGCTTGGAGTATTGCTAAGCGGCGTACTTACTACCCAGGCTCCATTCTTTACGGGCTAGTACCACTTATATTAATTTTTTTAGTCTTTGCGTTATATTACCAAGGCATCATTGGCGTGTTTTGGTGTTACCCAGCCGTTATTGCATTTTATTTCTTATTGCAAAGTCGCTGGGCTTGGATTGCCAATGCACTTTTGTTGGTAATTGCCGTGCCTTTTTCTTGGGTGATGCTTGAGCAAACGATTGCGATTAGGGTCATTGTTACGCTAAGTATGGTTAGCATTTTTTCAGCTATTTTTATGAACGTCATAGCCGCGCAACAATATGAATTGCGTAAAAAAGCGGTCACGGATCCGTTAACGGGCGTATTAAACCGAGCACTACTACAAACCAATTTAGAGCAAGCCATTGCGCAACATCAGCGTTCAGCAATTCCTATGACGATAATGACATTAGATTTAGATTACTTTAAAAAGATTAACGATACATTTGGTCATGATGTGGGCGATCAAGTATTAAAGCAGTTTGCAGGATTAATAAAAAGCCGCTGCCGCAGCGTAGATAAAGTGTTCCGGTTGGGCGGAGAAGAGTTTTTAGTTTACTTGTACAACACCGACCTTAAGAATGCGTTACTTGTGGCAGAAGACATGAGAAGTCAGTTTGAATCGCTGAATATTATTCCCCAACATACCCCAACCGTAAGTATTGGTGTTGCACAATTACAGTCAAATGAAAGCTGGTTAACATGGATGAAACGCAGCGATACTAATTTGTACTTTGCAAAATCGAGCGGCCGTAATCGAGTGGTTGCTTAA